In Drosophila subpulchrella strain 33 F10 #4 breed RU33 chromosome X, RU_Dsub_v1.1 Primary Assembly, whole genome shotgun sequence, the DNA window AACAGCCTGGCCAATTCCCATTGCCAATCCCGTTCGTGGGAAGAGAAGAGCAGGGAGGCCGGGCCCAAAAACAGTCCCATAAGCAGTTGACTTTCTTTTTTATGGACTAATATTCATTTGGCCAGCTACTAATTGGCGATGGTTTACACGTAGCTCTTGATTTCCTGTgcattttcggtttttttccTGAAACCCCACTTTAAGTCAATATAATCcttcaaattaaataaagagTCCAACGTTATTTTTAAGAGTTTGCTAAAAATGGCTCACTTagataatgataataataattaaagatctgaattaaaaaatgaatataaaacaaggaaggaataacttgcgctgcgttgAAGgcttcggaatctaaatctgaaatcccaaacTCAAAATCTTATATTATAGCCAAACAAATTAGGAATTTTGACCTCCTTTGCGCGAAATAATATTAGAATAAGGAATGCCAAACACCGTTGAACTCGATATTAAATTAGTTAGTAGTTAAATACAAGGTATTTTGGATTTATGATTTCGATTGACTTCCTAATTTGATTGTATTGGGGATTTAGATCAAATTTGTCGTGCAATTTTCTATTTAAATTACCAGGCGAACCACTGGCATACCAAATATATCGCGTTGAATACTACATAAAAAGAACATGACTCTATAAGttttaaaatggtttttattttcttactaAGCCTAATACGAACTGTACACTTATGGTAGGTCAATACTTATTCTTATGGCGAACTATTTACAAGTATGGGGAGCACAGAGATACTCTTATTCACTTCCTGAGCACCGCATTGGCACTGGAGTCCTGGTGGAGGGCGAGGAATACCCTCAGGCGGTGGTACGAGCAGGCCACCCGACATCCCCGGGTGCAGAACTCCCGATCCGCGCACATGGAGCTGGCCAGACTCCGCTGGACGACGACGAGGACGCGGCAGTAGTCGTGGCACATGTAGCACTCTGGCCGGGATCGGCAGAGGAGGGGGGGCGTGATCCCCGGCATGGACTGGCGGTAGCAGCGCTCCCGGCACTCGCCGATCCTCTGGGCTAGTCCTTGGGCACTCCCACTTCCAGTGGAACCGGCTACAGATGCGCCCAGCGCGTTTCCAGAGAGCAGGATGATGGTCAGGCACAGGCACAGGAAGTTGATTACGGTCATCTTCGGTACAGCTGCCATGTCTCTGTTGAGTGTGTCTTCTTAAATTGTCGCAAATTCAAAGTGGTTATGGATGTGGATCGCTTGAGGTTCCTCGGGCTTCTGATTGTCCCGGTCTGGTAGTATCGCCTTATATACCGCCACGATTTCATTCACAAAACGTCTGGAAAATCCCGGCTCCATCTACCTGGTCACCAAGTACCACTCGAGTCCAGGTCGGATCGGATCTTGTCGAGCGGGTCTGGATTCAGGTAATTGACAACAC includes these proteins:
- the LOC119555906 gene encoding uncharacterized protein LOC119555906 — encoded protein: MAAVPKMTVINFLCLCLTIILLSGNALGASVAGSTGSGSAQGLAQRIGECRERCYRQSMPGITPPLLCRSRPECYMCHDYCRVLVVVQRSLASSMCADREFCTRGCRVACSYHRLRVFLALHQDSSANAVLRK